A section of the Spirosoma pollinicola genome encodes:
- a CDS encoding outer membrane protein assembly factor BamB family protein, with protein MKRFTYPALLLTVGLLSLTEKPATTDWPEYNGGPDRNHFSPLTQLNAGNVAGLQVAWEYASGGVDTLKNNTQIQCNPLIIDGVLYGVSAGSQAFALDAATGRELWKTAFTDDTFAMNSRGVTYWTDGRQARIYFAYGSLLYALDARTGKPVTSFGKGGKINLKEGLARPGADEYVVSNTPGVVYKNLLIMGHRVSEVAPALPGDVRAYDLHTGRLVWTFHTIPHSGEYGANTWPKDGHRNFGGANNWMGMAIDRQRGIVYVPTGTAAFDLYGSTRPGQNLFANSLIALDAATGKRRWHFQTIHHDIWDRDIPAPPNLFTVVHDGKKVDAVSVLSKQGFLFAFDRVTGKPLFPIEERPMPASTVPGEKAWPTQPIPLKPAPFTRQSFPESDINDFVTDRDTVLAQLRRWQSGKQFFPLPLSPNRTVFFPGTDGGAQWGGAAVDEAGIMYVPSKQIPVTMALVPTPAGSLSVRTVERTGSQLYQTHCANCHGQNREGSHDGSYPALVSISQKRNETSVAQVLAKGQGMMPAFTNLKEAERKAIVDFLFGKTTSVASKGGLNTAPYHHTGFTRWYDRAGYPVSRPPWGTLTAIDMNTGEHRWQVPLGEYPELVAKGIPPTGTDNYGAPAVTAGGLLFIASSRDELIRAFDRKTGRELWRAKLPAAGYASPSTYAVDGKQYVVIACGGGKLKTKSGDRYVAFALP; from the coding sequence ATGAAACGGTTCACCTACCCAGCCTTACTCCTGACCGTTGGTCTGCTCAGCCTGACCGAAAAACCCGCCACCACCGACTGGCCCGAATACAATGGCGGGCCCGATCGTAATCATTTCTCGCCCCTCACGCAGCTAAATGCCGGCAACGTGGCGGGCTTACAGGTCGCCTGGGAATATGCTTCGGGTGGAGTCGACACGCTCAAAAACAATACCCAGATTCAGTGCAACCCGCTCATCATCGACGGTGTGCTGTACGGGGTTTCGGCAGGGTCGCAGGCCTTTGCGCTCGACGCGGCTACGGGCAGGGAACTTTGGAAAACGGCCTTCACCGACGATACCTTCGCCATGAATAGCCGGGGTGTTACCTACTGGACGGATGGGCGGCAAGCCCGGATTTACTTCGCCTATGGCTCGCTGCTCTACGCCCTCGACGCCCGAACGGGGAAACCGGTGACCAGTTTTGGTAAAGGTGGGAAAATCAATTTAAAAGAAGGCCTGGCCCGACCCGGAGCCGATGAGTACGTGGTGAGCAACACGCCGGGCGTAGTGTATAAAAATCTGCTCATCATGGGTCACCGGGTGTCGGAAGTTGCACCGGCCCTGCCCGGCGACGTGCGCGCCTATGACCTGCACACGGGGCGGCTCGTCTGGACCTTCCACACCATTCCACACTCCGGCGAGTATGGGGCTAACACCTGGCCCAAAGATGGTCACCGCAATTTCGGGGGAGCCAATAACTGGATGGGCATGGCCATCGACCGGCAGCGCGGCATCGTTTATGTCCCCACGGGGACTGCGGCATTCGATTTATACGGCAGTACCCGGCCCGGCCAGAATCTATTTGCCAACAGCCTTATAGCCCTAGACGCGGCCACAGGAAAGCGACGCTGGCATTTCCAGACGATCCACCACGACATCTGGGACCGCGATATTCCGGCTCCCCCTAATTTATTTACCGTTGTTCATGATGGTAAAAAGGTGGATGCCGTTTCGGTGTTATCCAAACAAGGATTCCTCTTTGCCTTTGACCGGGTTACGGGTAAGCCGCTGTTTCCGATTGAGGAACGACCCATGCCCGCTTCCACTGTTCCGGGAGAAAAAGCCTGGCCCACCCAGCCGATTCCCCTCAAACCTGCGCCCTTTACCCGGCAATCGTTTCCGGAAAGCGATATAAACGACTTTGTCACCGACCGCGACACTGTACTGGCTCAGCTCCGGCGCTGGCAATCAGGAAAACAATTTTTTCCCCTTCCCCTGAGCCCCAACCGAACCGTGTTTTTTCCCGGCACCGACGGGGGCGCACAGTGGGGTGGAGCAGCGGTGGACGAAGCCGGCATCATGTACGTTCCCTCGAAGCAAATTCCGGTCACCATGGCGCTGGTTCCGACCCCCGCCGGTTCGTTGTCAGTCAGGACCGTTGAGCGCACGGGTAGCCAACTCTACCAAACCCATTGTGCCAACTGCCACGGCCAAAATCGCGAAGGCAGTCATGACGGGAGCTACCCGGCTCTGGTCAGCATCTCTCAAAAACGCAACGAGACGTCGGTGGCCCAGGTTCTGGCAAAAGGCCAGGGCATGATGCCTGCCTTCACCAACCTGAAGGAAGCCGAGCGGAAGGCCATCGTGGATTTTTTGTTCGGCAAAACAACGTCTGTCGCCAGTAAGGGGGGGCTTAACACCGCCCCCTATCACCATACCGGGTTTACCCGCTGGTACGACCGGGCCGGGTACCCCGTGAGCCGCCCGCCCTGGGGCACGCTGACGGCAATTGATATGAATACGGGCGAACACCGTTGGCAAGTCCCGCTGGGCGAGTACCCTGAACTAGTGGCGAAGGGCATACCCCCAACGGGCACCGACAACTATGGTGCCCCGGCTGTCACGGCGGGCGGGTTGCTCTTCATTGCCTCCTCTCGTGACGAACTGATTCGGGCTTTCGACCGAAAAACGGGCCGTGAACTCTGGCGGGCCAAACTGCCTGCTGCCGGGTATGCTTCGCCGAGTACCTACGCCGTTGATGGCAAGCAATACGTGGTGATTGCCTGCGGGGGCGGTAAACTCAAAACGAAGTCGGGGGATCGGTACGTAGCGTTTGCATTACCGTAA